In the Victivallis sp. Marseille-Q1083 genome, one interval contains:
- a CDS encoding SDR family oxidoreductase, translating into MKNIIIIGASSGIGRALALQYGRNPEIRLGLAARREGELRDAAVRSAAGCEIQTFDLEQRDRAERLDALLARFDRIDLVIYCAGFGELNPQLDWALCRRTLEVNVTGFTEVVNLVYRRLAEQKHGQLAVISSVGGWRGFENDSGYSASKAYMRYYLEGLARKANREKSGVRCVTILPGFVDTAMAKGGPFFWMCSPETAAAQIIAGLRRRKRYLYVTRRWRLVGWLLRLLPYPWFERL; encoded by the coding sequence GTGAAAAATATCATTATCATCGGCGCTTCGTCCGGCATCGGCCGGGCGTTGGCGTTGCAGTACGGCCGGAATCCGGAAATCCGGCTCGGGCTGGCGGCCCGCCGGGAAGGGGAGTTGCGGGATGCGGCTGTCCGTTCGGCTGCCGGTTGTGAAATTCAAACGTTCGATCTGGAACAACGCGACCGGGCGGAACGGCTGGACGCGCTGCTGGCGCGTTTTGACAGGATCGACCTGGTGATCTATTGCGCCGGTTTTGGAGAGCTCAATCCGCAGCTCGACTGGGCGCTTTGCCGCCGGACGCTGGAAGTCAATGTCACCGGCTTTACCGAAGTGGTCAACCTGGTTTACCGCCGCCTGGCGGAGCAGAAGCATGGCCAATTGGCGGTGATTTCGTCGGTCGGCGGCTGGCGCGGGTTTGAAAACGACAGCGGTTATTCCGCTTCCAAAGCCTATATGCGTTATTATCTGGAAGGGCTGGCCCGCAAAGCGAACCGGGAAAAAAGCGGCGTACGGTGTGTGACCATCCTGCCGGGCTTCGTCGATACGGCGATGGCCAAGGGAGGCCCGTTTTTCTGGATGTGTTCGCCCGAAACTGCCGCGGCTCAAATCATTGCCGGTTTGCGACGCCGGAAACGTTATCTTTATGTGACCCGCCGCTGGCGCCTGGTCGGCTGGCTGTTGAGATTGCTGCCGTATCCGTGGTTCGAGCGTTTGTAG
- a CDS encoding DUF4091 domain-containing protein has protein sequence MKLLSFFLGIWLLGWTGTANAEILINQDDFNAWTVRDNTRWTVSDWPDGQGGCCGKLVFERYGSGERWPAIVFTGNRHDDWRNVERVIFRFYAEKANPIYLQLRDGEFWGQYDVSLQPGYQEVVLDSEFLRRKNLRHVNEIHIFSCEPSEDITVWVGPVKLETADRLSAPLADLTGRLAAAAPTDRDDRPALLQKAMEQNYQAAQQRLAALNQLPATERLSPPAGSFDRLEEARELVQTLNDQRALDAFHDRQPEEICVASFADATEKVHRDGPTFHGTLTEAGRISAARGEAEGLQVILLPRQALHRVSIRTAGPLKTSDGTELPAAAVAIAPIGYVNCALPPYEVSRTGWWPDPLLEQVAELDLEPFKFQSFYVDVTIPADQPAGLYRGKLQLSAEGMPERELALTVEVYDFTLPPGSPYPIATQLSMGPVENNFADPAARDAYRRQCQLLALTHRVNPDTIYEGPRPAEDVKFRLDHGAGRFNLTYVQPWRNDADLNHYPAWARNRIMDEQLKTFVPQYEAAGVLDRGYIYSFDEISEEFYAAAREILSEIKRTYPNIPQMTTARDYSFGLDSNLDDCIDIWVPDVPAYEAHPTEIAAARARGKQVWWYIYASPYKPYNFFIENPGLAQRLLMGVQAWKYQTDGFLYYYLLWSKEAFLDGAPLTNWAPATYFNTNGDGNLMYTAAAGPVPSLRLKLIRDGIEDYWYFRLLAEAVDAVKQGAPAPDAAWLENAEALLKVPETLARSLDEHTVDPQELQAAREAIARLLTACHAGGGH, from the coding sequence TTGAAGCTGCTAAGTTTTTTTCTCGGCATCTGGCTGTTGGGCTGGACCGGGACGGCCAACGCCGAAATTTTGATCAACCAGGATGACTTCAACGCCTGGACGGTGCGCGACAACACCCGCTGGACGGTGTCGGATTGGCCGGACGGCCAAGGTGGCTGCTGCGGCAAGCTGGTGTTCGAACGTTACGGCTCCGGCGAACGCTGGCCGGCAATCGTCTTTACCGGCAACCGGCACGACGACTGGCGCAATGTGGAACGCGTCATCTTCCGGTTTTACGCCGAAAAGGCCAATCCGATTTACCTGCAGTTGCGGGATGGCGAATTCTGGGGACAATACGACGTTTCGCTGCAGCCCGGCTACCAGGAGGTGGTGCTGGACAGTGAATTTCTGCGCCGCAAGAACCTGCGCCATGTCAATGAAATTCATATCTTCAGCTGCGAACCGTCCGAAGACATCACCGTCTGGGTCGGCCCGGTGAAACTGGAGACCGCCGACCGGCTCAGCGCCCCGCTGGCGGATTTGACCGGCCGGCTGGCGGCCGCGGCGCCGACCGACCGGGACGACCGGCCGGCTCTCCTGCAGAAAGCGATGGAACAGAATTATCAGGCGGCTCAGCAACGCCTGGCTGCATTGAATCAATTGCCGGCAACCGAACGGCTCTCTCCGCCGGCCGGCAGTTTCGACCGACTGGAAGAGGCGCGCGAATTGGTGCAGACCCTGAATGATCAACGCGCCCTCGACGCCTTTCACGACCGCCAGCCGGAAGAAATCTGCGTCGCTTCGTTCGCCGACGCGACGGAAAAAGTCCACCGCGACGGCCCGACCTTCCACGGAACGCTGACGGAAGCCGGCCGAATTTCCGCCGCCCGCGGCGAGGCGGAAGGCTTGCAGGTAATATTATTGCCGAGGCAGGCACTGCACCGCGTCTCAATCCGAACGGCCGGCCCCCTGAAGACATCGGACGGCACGGAATTGCCGGCCGCCGCCGTTGCGATCGCGCCGATCGGCTATGTCAACTGCGCATTGCCGCCCTATGAAGTCAGCCGGACGGGCTGGTGGCCGGATCCGCTGCTGGAACAGGTGGCCGAACTGGATCTGGAACCGTTCAAGTTCCAGAGCTTCTATGTCGACGTCACGATTCCGGCCGATCAGCCGGCCGGCCTTTACCGGGGCAAACTGCAACTGTCGGCGGAAGGCATGCCGGAACGGGAATTGGCGTTGACCGTGGAAGTGTATGATTTCACCCTGCCGCCCGGGTCGCCCTATCCGATTGCGACTCAACTGTCGATGGGACCGGTCGAGAACAATTTCGCCGATCCGGCGGCGCGGGACGCTTACCGGCGGCAATGCCAGTTACTGGCGTTGACCCACCGGGTCAATCCGGATACGATCTATGAAGGTCCCCGTCCGGCGGAGGATGTCAAATTCCGGCTCGACCACGGCGCCGGCCGCTTCAACCTGACCTACGTCCAGCCGTGGCGCAACGACGCCGATCTGAACCACTATCCGGCCTGGGCCCGCAACCGGATCATGGACGAACAACTGAAGACCTTCGTCCCGCAATACGAAGCGGCCGGCGTGCTCGACCGCGGTTATATTTACTCCTTCGATGAAATTTCCGAAGAGTTCTATGCGGCCGCCCGGGAAATCTTGTCGGAAATCAAGCGGACTTATCCCAATATCCCGCAGATGACGACGGCGCGCGATTACTCGTTCGGACTTGACAGCAACCTGGACGACTGCATCGACATCTGGGTCCCGGATGTGCCGGCTTATGAAGCGCATCCGACCGAAATCGCCGCCGCCCGGGCCCGCGGCAAGCAGGTCTGGTGGTACATCTACGCCTCCCCGTACAAGCCGTACAACTTCTTCATCGAAAATCCGGGGCTGGCGCAACGGCTGCTGATGGGCGTGCAGGCCTGGAAATATCAAACCGACGGCTTCCTCTACTATTATCTGCTGTGGAGCAAAGAGGCCTTCCTCGACGGCGCGCCGTTGACCAACTGGGCGCCGGCAACCTACTTCAACACCAACGGCGACGGCAACCTGATGTACACCGCCGCCGCCGGACCGGTGCCTTCGCTGCGCCTGAAACTGATCCGCGATGGAATTGAGGACTACTGGTATTTCCGGTTGCTGGCCGAGGCGGTCGACGCCGTGAAACAGGGAGCACCCGCTCCGGATGCCGCCTGGCTGGAGAACGCCGAGGCGCTGCTGAAGGTGCCGGAAACGCTGGCCCGGTCGCTCGATGAACACACCGTCGATCCGCAGGAGCTGCAAGCCGCCCGCGAGGCCATCGCCCGGCTGTTGACTGCCTGTCACGCCGGCGGCGGACACTAA